The following proteins come from a genomic window of Miscanthus floridulus cultivar M001 chromosome 2, ASM1932011v1, whole genome shotgun sequence:
- the LOC136528756 gene encoding leucine-rich repeat protein 1-like: MAARVLAALLALALALAASTAPARASNDEGDALYALRQRLSDPNGVLQSWDPTLVNPCTWFHVTCDQASRVVRLDLGNSNVSGSIGPELGRLVNLKYLELYRNNLDGEIPKELGNLKNLISLDLYANKLTGGIPKSLSKLDSLRFMRLNNNKLTGSIPREFAKLSNLKVIDLSNNDLCGTIPVDGPFSTFPLRSFENNSRLNGPELQGLVPYDFGC, translated from the exons ATGGCGGCTCGCGTCCTCGCCGCgctcctcgccctcgccctcgccctcgccgcctccaccgcgcccgcGCGGGCGTCCAACGACGAGGGCGACGCGCTCTACGCACTGCGGCAGCGGCTGTCCGACCCCAACGGCGTGCTGCAGAGCTGGGATCCCACGCTCGTCAACCCCTGCACCTGGTTCCACGTCACCTGCGACCAGGCCAGCCGAGTCGTCCGCCT GGATTTAGGCAACTCCAACGTCTCCGGCTCCATCGGCCCTGAGCTCGGCCGCCTCGTCAACCTCAAATACCT GGAGCTATACAGGAATAATCTTGATGGCGAGATCCCGAAGGAACTGGGCAACCTGAAGAATCTGATCAGCTTGGACTTGTATGCCAACAAGCTCACTGGAGGAATCCCCAAGTCACTTTCCAAGCTCGACTCACTCAGATTCAT GCGCTTGAACAACAACAAGCTTACAGGATCAATTCCAAGGGAGTTTGCCAAGCTCTCCAACCTGAAAGTCAT CGATTTGTCTAACAATGATCTCTGTGGAACTATTCCTGTTGATGGACCTTTCTCAACCTTTCCTCTCCGAAG CTTTGAGAACAACAGCAGGCTCAACGGTCCAGAGCTACAAGGATTGGTTCCCTATGACTTTGGATGTTAG